A portion of the Scleropages formosus chromosome 15, fSclFor1.1, whole genome shotgun sequence genome contains these proteins:
- the pomca gene encoding proopiomelanocortin a encodes MLVPAWALALVMLCVGCPKANGQCWEHARCQDLSSEENILDCIQQCKSDLTAESPVYPGIGHLQPPSGSDSPLDSHYGHAFGTLALPVEGVPPEDRAEGSQHLDKRSYSMEHFRWGKPVGRKRRPIKVFAGTAEEDSTEAYPTEVRRGLGSDLDYPVGETELAGDHPQSSLQEKKNQRYKMGHFRWNAPPAPTTKRYGGFMKSWGDRDQKPLLTLFRNVINKDGQQKKNSADVQ; translated from the exons ATGCTGGTTCCAGCCTGGGCATTGGCCCTGGTCATGCTGTGTGTGGGGTGTCCCAAGGCAAATGGCCAGTGCTGGGAGCACGCGCGGTGCCAGGACCTGAGTTCCGAGGAGAACATCCTG GATTGTATACAGCAGTGCAAGTCTGACCTCACAGCTGAATCCCCTGTTTACCCCGGTATCGGGCACCTCCAGCCCCCCTCAGGATCCGACAGCCCACTCGACAGTCACTATGGCCACGCCTTCGGCACCCTGGCCCTGCCGGTGGAGGGCGTACCCCCGGAGGACAGGGCCGAGGGATCCCAGCACCTGGACAAGCGCTCCTACTCCATGGAGCACTTCCGTTGGGGCAAGCCAGTGGGTCGCAAGCGTCGGCCCATCAAGGTGTTTGCCGGCACCGCCGAGGAAGACTCCACCGAGGCCTATCCGACTGAAGTGCGGCGTGGACTCGGCAGTGACCTAGACTACCCAGTGGGTGAGACGGAGCTGGCCGGGGACCACCCGCAGTCCAGCCTGCAGGAGAAGAAGAACCAGCGCTACAAGATGGGCCATTTCCGCTGGAATGCTCCGCCAGCCCCGACCACCAAGCGCTATGGGGGATTCATGAAGTCGTGGGGAGACCGCGACCAGAAACCCCTTCTGACCCTCTTCAGAAACGTGATCAACAAGGATGGCCAACAGAAGAAGAACTCGGCAGACGTACAGTAG
- the LOC108918647 gene encoding angiopoietin-related protein 7: MRSTVLLKLLWTPLFLILWGTWPVLGDNDTDVRHPVSGLTQCGEYSNQVTANGRCHLVATLPLLAEQRCPDMFRCTDEVSYWLHENEERKQQMVDLKETISELQEELRNHRHRINVLEMQNEDKKGLNSSLEHRFRVLEQQYAEASTLLHIHGSLIYDMQTQIHNLSVLAEKVRRNPGCMINILRTTPLLSTQEALHPEVQHVRNCPIDCASLYYNGVHRSGIYIVVPSLGAVPVEVFCDMDTEGGGWTVIQRRQDGSVNFNRSWKEYKEGFGDLHTEFWLGNEHIHQLSSQGDYTLRIDLEDWNNKHKHALYESFRTENEESQYRLHVTGFSGTVEDSFSWYHNKQSFSTPDTGNICAEISHSGWWYHQCFFANLNGVYYKGGRYSSKGKNLLGPDGIVWYSWKDSDYYSLKKVSMMIRPRTFRPRLSP; the protein is encoded by the exons atgaggagcacagtgctccTGAAGCTACTCTGGACTCCCCTCTTTCTGATACTGTGGGGCACCTGGCCTGTCCTTGGGGACAATGACACGGATGTGCGCCACCCGGTCAGCGGTCTCACCCAGTGCGGCGAGTACAGCAACCAGGTGACGGCCAACGGAAGGTGCCACTTGGTGGCCACGCTGCCCCTACTGGCCGAGCAGCGCTGCCCGGACATGTTCCGCTGCACGGACGAGGTCTCCTACTGGCTGCACGAGAACGAAGAGCGCAAGCAGCAGATGGTTGACTTGAAGGAGACCATCTCcgagctgcaggaggagctaCGCAACCACAGGCATCGCATCAACGTCCTGGAGATGCAG AATGAGGATAAGAAGGGCCTCAACTCATCCCTGGAGCACCGGTTCCGTGTCCTGGAGCAGCAGTACGCTGAGGCCAGCACGCTGCTCCACATCCACGGCTCGCTCATCTACGACATGCAGACGCAGATCCACAACCTCTCCGTTCTGGCGGAGAAGGTGCGCCGCAACCCCGGCTGCATGATCAACATCCTCCGCACGACACCCCTCCTCAGCACCCAGGAGGCCCTGCACCCAG AGGTCCAGCATGTGAGGAACTGCCCCATCGACTGTGCCTCCCTTTACTACAATGGGGTTCACAGGTCTGGGATCTACATCGTGGTGCCCTCGCTGGGAGCGGTCCCTGTCGAAGTCTTCTGTGACATGGACACAGAAG GTGGAGGTTGGACTGTGATCCAGAGGCGCCAGGATGGCTCTGTCAACTTCAACCGTAGCTGGAAGGAGTACAAGGAGGGCTTCGGGGACCTGCACACAGAGTTCTGGCTCGGCAACGAGCACATCCACCAGTTGTCCAGCCAGGGGGACTACACGCTACGCATCGACCTGGAAGACTGGAATAACAAGCACAAACACGCCCTCTACGAAAGCTTTCG TACTGAGAATGAAGAGAGCCAGTACCGTCTCCATGTCACCGGGTTCAGTGGGACTGTGGAGGACTCCTTCAGCTGGTACCACAACAAGCAGAGCTTTAGCACCCCAGACACGGGCAACATCTGTGCCGAGATCTCCCATTCCGGCTGGTGGTACCACCAGTGCTTCTTCGCCAATCTCAATGGGGTCTATTACAAG GGAGGTCGTTACTCGTCCAAAGGCAAGAACCTCCTGGGCCCTGACGGGATCGTGTGGTACAGCTGGAAGGACTCTGACTACTATTCGCTGAAGAAGGTGAGCATGATGATCCGTCCACGCACGTTCCGGCCACGTctgtctccatga
- the snx9a gene encoding sorting nexin-9a, with amino-acid sequence MAVKAQVLYDFTAEPGNGELTVKEGETITITNQSIGGGWIEARNSHGETGLVPEEYVEISSRNGGGGSFTSSGQAFNPFAVATASSATSNQTSNGNDPWTAWNSDTSKNLASVRNSWMSTDQEHPQAYQGPAAMDDDEWDDEWDDTRSSACYAEVDLEAAEEGATNRTEVQGPTRKITLNKFPGFSKSGPELYLLAKMLPKGKEKISVYMGEVGPVWLYPEVQMECLVADPKKGSKMYGLKSYIEYQVTPSTTNRPVNHRYKHFDWLYERLLEKYGSAIPIPSLPDKQVTGRFDEDFIKLRMERLQSWMSRMCRHPIVSNSEVLQLFLNHQDEKDWKLGKRKAEKDETVGVMIFSQIEAEAPELGLDEVERKCESFSRFTKAMDDKVKDLLAVGHDHWKRCTGPLPKQYQKIAKAFQNLSTVFSSSGYQGESTLTDALTATGKTYEEIATIISEQPKKDLHFLVETNLEYKGILGCFPETITVHKAAIDKLKDADKLVATNKISPHDKPVMAKRVSNMSYALQAEMNHFHSNRIHDYNRVMQFYLEEQVKLYETIAGKLRAALQQYTTL; translated from the exons ATGGCAGTTAAG GCTCAAGTTTTGTATGATTTTACGGCCGAGCCTGGAAACGGTGAGCTTACGGTAAAAGAGGGAGAGACAATCACCATCACCAACCAG AGTATAGGTGGGGGGTGGATAGAAGCACGCAATTCACATGGGGAAACAGGACTAGTTCCAGAAGAGTATGTTGAG atcAGCAGTAGAAATGGAGGTGGTGGCAGTTTCACATCTTCAGGACAGGCATTCAATCCTTTTGCAGTTGCAACGGCTAGCAGTGCCACCAGCAATCAG ACAAGCAATGGCAATGACCCTTGGACCGCTTGGAACTCTGACACCTCAAAAAACTTGGCCTCCGTGAGAAACAGCTGGATGTCCACAGACCAGGAACACCCCCAGGCCTATCAGGGGCCAG CGGCAATGGATGATGATGAGTGGGATGACGAGTGGGATGACACCCGGTCATCAGCGTGTTATGCTGAGGTGGACCTGGAGGCAGCAGAGGAAGGGGCTACGAATAGGACAGAGGTACAAGGGCCCACAAGGAAAATAACACTCAACAA ATTCCCTGGTTTCTCCAAGTCTGGTCCAGAGCTTTACCTTCTTGCGAAGATGCTACCgaaagggaaagagaaaatatcagTCTAT ATGGGAGAAGTTGGTCCAGTCTGGTTGTATCCTGAGGTGCAAATGGAGTGCCTTGTAGCAGATCCAAAGAAGGGTTCAAAAATGTATGGCCTCAAGAGCTATATTGAATACCAAGTCACACCCAGT ACAACAAACAGACCTGTCAATCACCGTTACAAGCACTTTGATTGGCTGTATGAGAGGCTTCTAGAGAAGTATGGGTCAGCCATTCCCATCCCCTCATTACCCGACAAACAGGTCACAG GACGTTTCGATGAGGATTTCATCAAACTACGTATGGAGCGTCTCCAGAGCTGGATGTCACGCATGTGCAGACATCCCATTGTGTCTAACAGTGAAGTTCTCCAGCTGTTTCTCAATCACCAGGATGAGAAG GACTGGAAATTGGGCAAGAGGAAAGCAGAGAAAGACGAGACTGTAGGAGTGATGATCTTTTCCCAGATAGAGGCTGAGGCGCCAGAACTTGGACTGGATGAAGT AGAGAGGAAATGCGAATCATTCAGCCGATTTACGAAAGCCATGGATGACAAGGTGAAAGACCTGCTGGCTGTGGGGCATGACCACTGGAAAAGGTGCACAGGAC ctttgccAAAACAATACCAAAAGATTGCAAAAGCTTTTCAGAATTTGTCTACAGTTTTCAGCAGCAGTGGATATCAAG GGGAATCCACTCTCACAGATGCTTTAACTGCAACGGGGAAAACCTATGAAGAAATAGCAACCATAATATCAGAGCAG CCAAAGAAAGATTTGCATTTCCTTGTGGAGACAAACCTTGAATACAAGGGGATCCTGGGCTGCTTTCCAGAGACAATTACTGTCCATAAG GCAGCAATCGATAAGCTAAAGGATGCAGATAAGCTGGTGGCCACCAACAAGATCAGCCCACATGATAAGCCAGTCATGGCGAAACGTGTCAGCAACATGTCATATGCGCTACAAG CCGAGATGAACCACTTCCATAGCAACCGTATCCACGACTACAACAGAGTCATGCAGTTCTACCTGGAGGAGCAGGTGAAACTTTACGAAACG ATTGCTGGGAAACTCAGGGCGGCTCTCCAGCAGTACACAACGCTTTAA